One part of the Olleya sp. YS genome encodes these proteins:
- the rnpA gene encoding ribonuclease P protein component has product MRFTFNKHDKLKSQKAIEQLFAEGQSISAYPLRMVYLKNDDALKVGVSVSKRYFKKAVDRNRIKRLLREGYRLNKTMLIDNNIDHCTLMILYISKDMPDFKLVDAKIKTLLSKFKDQIVKS; this is encoded by the coding sequence ATGCGCTTCACGTTTAACAAACACGACAAGCTTAAAAGCCAAAAAGCAATTGAGCAATTGTTTGCAGAGGGTCAATCCATTTCGGCATATCCTTTGCGGATGGTCTATTTAAAAAATGATGATGCTCTAAAAGTTGGTGTGTCTGTTAGTAAACGTTATTTTAAAAAAGCGGTGGATAGAAATCGCATAAAAAGATTGCTTAGAGAGGGTTACCGACTAAATAAAACTATGTTAATAGACAATAATATTGACCATTGTACGCTTATGATTTTATATATTAGTAAAGACATGCCAGATTTTAAGCTAGTTGATGCTAAAATAAAGACACTACTATCTAAATTTAAAGACCAAATTGTAAAGTCTTAA
- a CDS encoding LexA family transcriptional regulator, which yields MKQIDEKITAIINHFKLNNYAFSKRIGVTGTTIDSIVNGRPQEDGTRKKTKPGYDVLSAIIEEFNINPDYLFGKSEVMLKQDVAQIQTYSGVPQVISVNQENEENVVYVPVKARAGYLDGYGDSEFIETLPSFNMPQLNNGTFRCFEVQGNSMVRTFFDGDLVFGKYVEDLNDVKDGRVYVIVSKNDGIVLKRVINRIEERGKLILKSDNKDGNYPTYTIDAEDIMEIWYVTMFASKQMPEPIDVYDRLHDLESKLVELQERLKNKVLNN from the coding sequence ATGAAACAAATAGATGAAAAAATTACAGCAATAATTAACCATTTTAAGCTTAATAATTATGCGTTTTCTAAACGTATAGGTGTTACAGGAACCACTATAGATAGTATTGTTAATGGTCGCCCACAAGAGGATGGTACGCGTAAAAAAACAAAACCTGGTTATGATGTATTAAGTGCTATTATTGAAGAATTTAATATTAATCCAGACTATTTATTTGGTAAAAGTGAGGTGATGCTAAAGCAGGATGTAGCACAGATTCAAACATATTCTGGAGTCCCTCAAGTGATTTCTGTTAATCAAGAGAATGAAGAAAACGTTGTTTACGTTCCTGTAAAAGCTAGAGCTGGTTATTTAGATGGTTATGGAGATAGTGAGTTTATCGAAACCTTACCCTCTTTTAATATGCCACAATTAAACAATGGGACCTTTAGATGTTTTGAAGTGCAAGGCAACTCTATGGTGCGTACTTTTTTTGATGGTGATTTAGTTTTTGGAAAGTATGTCGAAGATTTAAACGATGTTAAAGATGGTCGTGTTTATGTTATTGTTAGTAAAAACGATGGTATTGTTTTAAAACGTGTGATTAACCGTATTGAAGAGCGTGGTAAACTCATTTTAAAAAGCGATAACAAAGATGGTAACTATCCAACATACACCATAGACGCAGAAGATATCATGGAAATTTGGTATGTGACTATGTTTGCCTCTAAGCAAATGCCAGAACCAATAGATGTTTACGACAGATTGCATGACCTTGAAAGTAAATTAGTAGAGCTTCAAGAACGATTAAAAAATAAGGTTTTAAATAATTAA